In one window of Arachis ipaensis cultivar K30076 chromosome B06, Araip1.1, whole genome shotgun sequence DNA:
- the LOC107605587 gene encoding uncharacterized protein LOC107605587 codes for MKGKGQSQNIFVRIMVSPIRALGKARDMYVRSITKCGDSMNYSNPMDAANRFSALSRSHSAATSRRSEVNDEDFAELMRAASARTLANRIDVDYVLKQQHQHVHHNSKGLPKSSSVGMARIDEENDYAEGSVGGGGVGGGFGVPELYPRSKSYAVSKTHNVVAF; via the coding sequence ATGAAAGGCAAGGGACAGAGTCAGAACATTTTTGTTAGGATCATGGTATCGCCAATTAGGGCACTTGGAAAAGCAAGGGACATGTATGTGAGGAGCATAACAAAATGTGGGGACAGCATGAACTATAGTAACCCCATGGATGCTGCAAACAGATTCTCAGCTTTGTCTAGAAGCCATAGTGCTGCAACATCAAGAAGATCTGAAGTTAATGATGAGGATTTTGCTGAGCTCATGAGGGCTGCTTCTGCTAGAACTTTGGCTAATAGAATTGACGTGGATTATGTCCTAAAACAGCAGCATCAGCATGTTCATCATAATTCAAAAGGGTTACCAAAATCTAGCAGTGTTGGTATGGCTAGAATTGATGAGGAGAATGATTATGCAGAAGGTAGTGTTGGTGGCGGTGGTGTTGGTGGCGGTTTTGGTGTGCCTGAATTGTATCCAAGAAGTAAGAGTTATGCTGTGTCTAAGACTCATAATGTTGTTGCTTTCTGA
- the LOC107605586 gene encoding putative pentatricopeptide repeat-containing protein At4g17915 (The sequence of the model RefSeq protein was modified relative to this genomic sequence to represent the inferred CDS: added 27 bases not found in genome assembly): MVARLSTKVLNICIASMCKAKQVGKAEAVIIDGIRLGVLPDVVTYNTLIDAYCRLDCVDTGYSVLSRMREAGIPPDVISYNSLISGAAKKCLLSSALDLFDEMLRAGIHPDAWSYNILINCMFKLGKPDEANRVFMEMALSELHPCSATYNIMINGLCKNGYVNNAIMLFRNLQRHGFIPEVLTYNTLINGLSKARRTGTARRILREFKEAGYEPNCITYTTVMKCCFQCRQFDEALEILHEMRSKGYTFDGYAYCTVIAALIKIGRIEEADEIVRLMQHSGIQPDLVSYNTLINLYCRQGRLDDAMKLVGEIEKEGLECDQYTHTIIINGLCKAGNFLGAKQHLIYMNSLEFGYNLVAHNCILHGLGKAGHIDHAMKWFESMEVKDSFTYTIIVHNLCRARRFLCASKIMVLCLNSGFRILRATQRAVIDGLCSIGYTNEARKLKLKLRVIRLLHD; encoded by the exons ATGGTTGCGAGGTTATCAACTAAGGTATTGAACATTTGCATAGCATCAATGTGCAAAGCCAA AATCGACGGCATAAGATTGGGCGTGCTCCCTGATGTGGTCACATACAACACTCTAATAGATGCGTATTGTCGTTTGGATTGCGTCGACACAGGCTATTCTGTTCTAAGTCGAATGAGGGAGGCAGGGATACCCCCTGATGTTATTTCTTACAATTCTTTGATCTCTGGGGCTGCCAAGAAATGCTTGTTGTCGAGTGCCTTGGACCTGTTCGACGAAATGCTTCGAGCAGGTATACACCCTGATGCTTGGAGCTATAACATTTTGATTAATTGTATGTTCAAGCTTGGGAAACCAGATGAGGCGAATCGTGTTTTTATGGAGATGGCGCTTAGTGAGCTGCATCCTTGTTCGGCTACATATAACATCATGATTAATGGGCTGTGTAAGAATGGATATGTTAACAATGCTATTATGTTGTTCAGGAACTTGCAACGCCATGGATTCATTCCTGAGGTGTTGACGTACAACACACTTATTAATGGACTAAGCAAGGCTCGACGAACGGGGACAGCTAGGAGGATTCTTAGGGAGTTTAAGGAAGCAGGTTATGAACCTAACTGTATTACCTACACAACGGTTATGAAGTGTTGCTTCCAGTGTAGGCAGTTTGACGAAGCGTTAGAGATCTTGCATGAGATGAGGAGTAAAGGGTACACTTTCGATGGCTATGCATACTGCACAGTGATTGCTGCACTGATAAAGATCGGGCGGATTGAAGAAGCAGATGAAATCGTCAGGCTGATGCAGCATAGTGGTATTCAACCAGATTTAGTGTCTTATAATACATTGATAAATCTTTACTGCAGACAAGGAAGATTAGATGATGCCATGAAGTTAGTAGGCGAGATAGAGAAAGAAGGTCTGGAATGCGATCAATATACACACACGATTATAATTAATGGATTGTGCAAGGCAGGCAACTTTTTAGGTGCAAAACAGCATTTGATTTATATGAACTCACTGGAGTTTGGTTACAATTTGGTTGCGCATAACTGTATTCTTCATGGATTGGGTAAAGCAGGTCATATTGATCATGCAATGAAATGGTTCGAATCGATGGAAGTTAAAGACTCTTTCACGTATACCATCATAGTGCACAACCTTTGTAGGGCTAGAAGGTTCCTTTGTGCCTCCAAGATCATGGTTTTGTGTCTAAATTCTGGGTTTCGGATCTTAAGGGCTACCCAGAGAGCTGTTATTGATGGTCTTTGTAGTATAGGGTATACAAATGAAGCAAGGAAACTCAAGCTTAAACTACGAGTGATTCGACTATTACATGATTAA